Proteins encoded in a region of the Labrus bergylta chromosome 9, fLabBer1.1, whole genome shotgun sequence genome:
- the hars gene encoding histidine--tRNA ligase isoform X2, with amino-acid sequence MEDKAQIQEAIKTQGEVVRKLKSEKASKEQIDEEVAKLLELKAKIGGDEVKHQFVLKTAKGTRDYNPKQMAIREKVFNTIISCFKRHGAETIDTPVFELKETLTGKYGEDSKLIYDLKDQGGELLSLRYDLTVPFARYLAMNKITNIKRYHIAKVYRRDNPAMTRGRYREFYQCDFDIAGQYDAMIPDAECLKIVYEILSELDLGDFRIKVNDRRILDGMFAVCGVPDDKFRTICSTVDKLDKLPWEEVKKEMVNEKGLSEEAADQIGEYVSMQGGMDLAERLLQDPKMSQSKQACAGLSDIKLLFSYLQLFQVTDKVVFDLSLARGLDYYTGIIYEAVLTQAGVAPVCTEAQNGAPGEESVSVGSVAGGGRYDGLVGMFDPKGRKVPCVGVSIGIERVFSIMEQKAEASAEKVRTTEVQVMVASAQKNLMEEKLKLVSELWNAGIKAEVMYKKNPKLLSQLQHCEESGIPLVAILGEQELKDGVVKLRVVATRDEVDISRADLIAEIRRRTSEA; translated from the exons atcgATGAAGAAGTTGCCAAACTGCTGGAGTTGAAGGCTAAGATAGGAGGAGATGAAGTCAAACATCAGTTTGTCCTCAAGACAGCAAAG GGAACGAGGGACTACAACCCCAAACAGATGGCCATCCGAGAGAAAGtcttcaacaccatcatcagctGCTTTAAACGCCACGGAGCCGAGACCATCGACACGCCTGTTTTTGAACTGAAG gAAACGTTGACGGGGAAGTACGGAGAAGATTCAAAGCTCATCTACGACCTCAAAGATCAAGGCGGCGAGCTGCTGTCGCTCAGATATGACCTCACT GTGCCCTTCGCCCGCTACCTGGCGATGAACAAGATAACCAACATCAAACGGTACCACATCGCCAAGGTCTACCGCCGTGATAACCCAGCCATGACCCGCGGACGCTACAGAGAGTTTTACCAATGT GATTTTGACATAGCGGGGCAGTACGACGCCATGATTCCTGATGCTGAGTGTCTGAAGATCGTCTATGAAATCCTCAGTGAGCTGGACCTCGGAGACTTCCGTATCAAG GTCAACGACAGACGCATCCTGGACGGGATGTTTGCCGTGTGTGGCGTTCCAGACGACAAGTTCCGCACAATCTGTTCGACAGTGGATAAACTGGACAAG TTGCCCtgggaggaggtgaagaaggagATGGTGAACGAGAAGGGCCTGTCGGAGGAAGCTGCGGACCAGATCGGGGAGTACGTCAGTATGCAGG GAGGAATGGACCTCGCAGAGCGCCTCCTTCAGGACCCCAAAATGTCTCAGAGTAAGCAGGCCTGTGCCGGCCTGTCTGACATAAAGCTGCTCTTCAGCTACCTGCAGCTCTTCCAGGTCACAGACAAG GTGGTGTTCGACCTCAGTCTGGCCCGGGGTCTGGACTACTACACAGGAATCATTTATGAGGCGGTACTGACGCAGGCAGGTGTGGCCCCCGTGTGCACCGAAGCCCAAAACGGGGCCCCCGGAGAGGAGAGTGTCAGTGTGGGCAGCGTGGCAGGCGGAGGGCGGTACGATGGCCTGGTGGGCATGTTTGACCCCAAAGGAAGGAAAGTGCCGTGTGTGGGCGTCAGCATCGGCATCGAGAGGGTCTTCTCCATCATGGAGCAGAAGGCCGAG GCCTCAGCAGAGAAGGTTCGCACCACAGAGGTTCAGGTCATGGTGGCGTCTGCTCAGAAGAACCTGatggaggagaaactcaaacTGGTCTCTGAGCTCTGGAACGCTGGcattaag GCAGAGGTGATGTACAAGAAGAACCCCAAACTGCTGAGTCAGCTGCAGCACTGTGAGGAGTCTGGGATCCCCCTGGTGGCCATACTGGGAGAACAGGAGCTAAAGGATGGTGTGGTCAAACTCCGAGTGGTGGCAACCAGAGACGAG GTTGATATTTCCAGAGCAGACCTTATAGCTGAGATCAGGAGGAGGACATCTGAGGCCTAg
- the hars gene encoding histidine--tRNA ligase isoform X1, whose product MFLNPRCRGMNSLGMFCVRTLAVVGCRTATRARALCTSPGITVAQIDEEVAKLLELKAKIGGDEVKHQFVLKTAKGTRDYNPKQMAIREKVFNTIISCFKRHGAETIDTPVFELKETLTGKYGEDSKLIYDLKDQGGELLSLRYDLTVPFARYLAMNKITNIKRYHIAKVYRRDNPAMTRGRYREFYQCDFDIAGQYDAMIPDAECLKIVYEILSELDLGDFRIKVNDRRILDGMFAVCGVPDDKFRTICSTVDKLDKLPWEEVKKEMVNEKGLSEEAADQIGEYVSMQGGMDLAERLLQDPKMSQSKQACAGLSDIKLLFSYLQLFQVTDKVVFDLSLARGLDYYTGIIYEAVLTQAGVAPVCTEAQNGAPGEESVSVGSVAGGGRYDGLVGMFDPKGRKVPCVGVSIGIERVFSIMEQKAEASAEKVRTTEVQVMVASAQKNLMEEKLKLVSELWNAGIKAEVMYKKNPKLLSQLQHCEESGIPLVAILGEQELKDGVVKLRVVATRDEVDISRADLIAEIRRRTSEA is encoded by the exons atcgATGAAGAAGTTGCCAAACTGCTGGAGTTGAAGGCTAAGATAGGAGGAGATGAAGTCAAACATCAGTTTGTCCTCAAGACAGCAAAG GGAACGAGGGACTACAACCCCAAACAGATGGCCATCCGAGAGAAAGtcttcaacaccatcatcagctGCTTTAAACGCCACGGAGCCGAGACCATCGACACGCCTGTTTTTGAACTGAAG gAAACGTTGACGGGGAAGTACGGAGAAGATTCAAAGCTCATCTACGACCTCAAAGATCAAGGCGGCGAGCTGCTGTCGCTCAGATATGACCTCACT GTGCCCTTCGCCCGCTACCTGGCGATGAACAAGATAACCAACATCAAACGGTACCACATCGCCAAGGTCTACCGCCGTGATAACCCAGCCATGACCCGCGGACGCTACAGAGAGTTTTACCAATGT GATTTTGACATAGCGGGGCAGTACGACGCCATGATTCCTGATGCTGAGTGTCTGAAGATCGTCTATGAAATCCTCAGTGAGCTGGACCTCGGAGACTTCCGTATCAAG GTCAACGACAGACGCATCCTGGACGGGATGTTTGCCGTGTGTGGCGTTCCAGACGACAAGTTCCGCACAATCTGTTCGACAGTGGATAAACTGGACAAG TTGCCCtgggaggaggtgaagaaggagATGGTGAACGAGAAGGGCCTGTCGGAGGAAGCTGCGGACCAGATCGGGGAGTACGTCAGTATGCAGG GAGGAATGGACCTCGCAGAGCGCCTCCTTCAGGACCCCAAAATGTCTCAGAGTAAGCAGGCCTGTGCCGGCCTGTCTGACATAAAGCTGCTCTTCAGCTACCTGCAGCTCTTCCAGGTCACAGACAAG GTGGTGTTCGACCTCAGTCTGGCCCGGGGTCTGGACTACTACACAGGAATCATTTATGAGGCGGTACTGACGCAGGCAGGTGTGGCCCCCGTGTGCACCGAAGCCCAAAACGGGGCCCCCGGAGAGGAGAGTGTCAGTGTGGGCAGCGTGGCAGGCGGAGGGCGGTACGATGGCCTGGTGGGCATGTTTGACCCCAAAGGAAGGAAAGTGCCGTGTGTGGGCGTCAGCATCGGCATCGAGAGGGTCTTCTCCATCATGGAGCAGAAGGCCGAG GCCTCAGCAGAGAAGGTTCGCACCACAGAGGTTCAGGTCATGGTGGCGTCTGCTCAGAAGAACCTGatggaggagaaactcaaacTGGTCTCTGAGCTCTGGAACGCTGGcattaag GCAGAGGTGATGTACAAGAAGAACCCCAAACTGCTGAGTCAGCTGCAGCACTGTGAGGAGTCTGGGATCCCCCTGGTGGCCATACTGGGAGAACAGGAGCTAAAGGATGGTGTGGTCAAACTCCGAGTGGTGGCAACCAGAGACGAG GTTGATATTTCCAGAGCAGACCTTATAGCTGAGATCAGGAGGAGGACATCTGAGGCCTAg